The DNA sequence ACAATGCTTTGTTAAAAGTTAGAAATAAAAAATTCGTTGCCTTTAATGCAGATATGATTGAAGGTTTAGTACTGAAACCAGAAATAGAAATGCAATTTGATAAAAACGAATTAAAATTATCTATAGAGCATGCCATGAATCACTTGCCGGCTAGATGTAGAGCTATTTTTTTTATGAGCCGCTATCAAGATTACTCTATATCTGAAATTGCTGCTCATTTTGAAATTTCTCATAGAACAGTAGAAAATCAAATACATGTCGCTTTAAAACATCTTCGTGCAAATTTAAATATTACCATTTTTATTCTGCTTTTTTCTTAAAACTAAGTCGTTGGTTAATTAATTGTATCTGTAATATTATCTATAAGTTAAATGGTGCTTTTTTTAATTTTTCTTATGTGCGTAGCAGGTCGTTTTTGCACCATATAGATGTAAAGCAGTAAAAATGACTAAAAAAGAATTTTATGATTTATTATTAAAATTTGAAAAAAAAGAGTGTACCGCTGAAGAAGAAAATTTGCTATTTCAGTTTTATAACAGTTTTCAAAATAATAATAGAATGTCCTCATGGAATCTTTCTGAAAAAGAAGAGGCAAGAATTAGACTGTTAAAACGAATAAATACAGTTGTTCATAATTCTAAAAAACAACAAGTAAGGACCTTTAATTGGATAAAAATAGCGAGTATAGCAGCCTTGTATTTAGGGTTTGGTTTTATAGGTTTTTTATACTTCAATAAAAGTACAACCAATAATATTCCAAAGGATGCTATAACATTACAGTTCGAAGATGGAACAATAAAAGTTATTAATGAAAACAGCGGTGCTATTCAGGTTTTAAATAATGAAGGGCAGATTGTAGGAAAACAAGAAGGAAGGAAACTGATTTATAATAAAGAAGGTGAACGCAATGTTTTAACATATAATACACTTAAAGTTCCTTATGGAAAAACCTTTGAGCTTCAGTTGTCTGATGGGACTAAAGTTCAATTAAATTCTGGATCATCACTAAAATACCCCGTAAATTTTATTGAAGGCAAAGATCGTTTGGTCTATATTGTTGGTGAAGCTTATTTTGATGTTGAAAAGGATCTTATGCATCCTTTTTTAGTTAATATTAATGAGCTTAATGTAAAGGTTATTGGGACTCAATTTAATGTGCATGCTTACCCAGAGGATGATGTGACAGAAGTTGTTTTAGTTGAAGGTTCGGTTGGACTTTATAAAGAAGAAAAGGAATCGGATAAGTCAATAACCTATTTAACTCCAGGTTTTAAAGCTAGTTTTAGTAAAAATTCAAAAGAGATAACAAAAACCCCTGTTTTAACTAATATTTATACGTCTTGGGTAGAGGGTGAATTGGTTTTTAGAGACATGGAATTTGATAATATTTTGAAAAAACTTGAACGATTCTACGATATAGACATAACAAATGATAACAATAGCTTATCTGGGCAAAAATTTCAGGCAAGTTTTGGAAAAAAACCAAATATAGAAGAGGTTTTTGAAGAATTAAAAATGATTTACGAAATTGATTATACCATAAACGGTAAATCTATAACAATAAAATAATAACAAAAAAATATTACGATGACATAATGAGATAAAATAAAAAAAGCAAAAAGATTACTTAGTACTAATATTAGATATTGGATAAAAAAAAAACGGAAAATGTTCCCGCATTTTCCGTCTATCTAAAGTGATCATCAAAAAATAATAATCACCAATAAACATTACAAAAGTATGAAAAAACTTCTGAAAATATTAAGGAGTAAAAACCAATTGTTGAAATTCGACCTAAAAATGAAGCTAAGTACAATATTTATAATAGCATCATTATTTTCAATGCAAGCAAAGGAAACGTATAGCCAAGCCGAAAAAGTAACTTTTAATTTTGAGAATATATCATTGAATACATTTATTGATGAGATAGAAAACACCACAGATTATCGATTTGTTTTTAAAATAAAAGATGTAGACTTAAACAGATTATTTGATATTAATGTAAAAAACAAACCATTAGATTCTGTTTTAAATAAGGTTTTTAGAGAAACAAAAACAGATTTTAAAATTGTAAAACATAGAGTTTACCTCACTAAATCTTTTGTGAAAAAAGTAAGCCATGAGCCTATAAATCAAAATAATATAATACAAGGTATTGTAATTGATAAAAATAACCAACCCTTATTAGGAGCAAGCATTATTGAAAAAGGAACATTGAATGGAACAACTACCGATTTTGATGGAAAATTTTCAATTAAAGTTTCAGATCAAGATGCTGTATTAGTTGTCTCATACATGGGGTTTACCTCTCAAGAAATTCCTGTAAATGGTCAGTCTGTATTGCAAATTATTTTAAGTGAAGAAGCCTCGAGTTTAGATGAAGTACTTGTGGTAGGGTATGGTATCCAAAAGAAAGCCCATTTAACAGGTTCCGTATCACATGTAAAAGGGGAAACAATAAACAAAAGACCTATTACAAATGCCACTCAAGCCATACAAGGTTTATCTCCAGGTGTTTATGTGAACACTAATGATGGTGAACCTGGTAATGATGATGCTTCTATTATCATACGAGGGATTGGAACCCTTAATGAGGCAGAGCCATTAGTGTTGGTTGATGGAATAGAAGCTCCTTTTGATAATCTTAACCCAAATGATATAGAATCGGTAAATGTATTGAAAGATGCTGCTTCCGCTTCAATTTATGGAACTAGAGCAGCCAATGGGGTTGTTTTAATTACTACTAAAAGAGGAGATTCGGGTAAACAAGTGGTTAATTTTAATAGTTCATATAGTTTTACAAGCCCAACAGTATTGCCAAATTTTGTGTACGATACCAGAACTTATTTAGAAAATTATGTAGAAGCTCGTGAATATACAGGAACTTCAACCCCTTTTACACCAGAATTAATTGATGAGTTAGCGGCTTTGCCAAACACAAATTGGTTAGATGAGTTTGTTCAAACCGGAGTTGTTCAAAACAATGATTTATCTTTTTCAGGTGGGTCAGAAAATGTTAGTTATAGGTTCTCTACCAGATTTATGGATCAAGGTGGGTACTTAAAAGGAGATTGGTACACAAAAAGATTGAACACGCGTTTAAATTTAGATGCTAAACTTAGCGATAAATTTAATTTAGGTGTGTCTATGGCTTTTACGAATACTAAAAATCGTCAGACTCCTAAAAATGATCCAGGTGAAGGCTTGGGGAATGAAGGAACTGTAGATCGCTATGGAGGAAAAGGAAATTTTTTATATCAAATTCTCCTTGTAGCTCCTCCAAATATGTCTGTGTACGATGAATTTGGTAGGTATGGAGGGACAGGAGTAGAGTCTTCTAAATCGCAAAGAGACAATCCACAAGGTCTTATTGACAATCAGTCTATTAGTATTAAAGATAATGAGTTTTTCGGAAATGCATTTATTGAATATGAGCCAATAAAAGATCTAAA is a window from the Pseudalgibacter alginicilyticus genome containing:
- a CDS encoding RNA polymerase sigma factor, whose protein sequence is MHLDFKEFSDEKLLLCLKNGNHMAFQYIFNKYWEKLYKNVYNVLYDKGLTEDVLQEVFSDIWLRKDTIEIRNLNAYLFKAVRNNALLKVRNKKFVAFNADMIEGLVLKPEIEMQFDKNELKLSIEHAMNHLPARCRAIFFMSRYQDYSISEIAAHFEISHRTVENQIHVALKHLRANLNITIFILLFS
- a CDS encoding FecR family protein, with the translated sequence MTKKEFYDLLLKFEKKECTAEEENLLFQFYNSFQNNNRMSSWNLSEKEEARIRLLKRINTVVHNSKKQQVRTFNWIKIASIAALYLGFGFIGFLYFNKSTTNNIPKDAITLQFEDGTIKVINENSGAIQVLNNEGQIVGKQEGRKLIYNKEGERNVLTYNTLKVPYGKTFELQLSDGTKVQLNSGSSLKYPVNFIEGKDRLVYIVGEAYFDVEKDLMHPFLVNINELNVKVIGTQFNVHAYPEDDVTEVVLVEGSVGLYKEEKESDKSITYLTPGFKASFSKNSKEITKTPVLTNIYTSWVEGELVFRDMEFDNILKKLERFYDIDITNDNNSLSGQKFQASFGKKPNIEEVFEELKMIYEIDYTINGKSITIK